AAGAGACTAGCTATTTCTGTGACTGAGTTATGTACCAGAGCTCAAATCTATACTACAAGCTGTGCAGATCTTGCCAATGCATTTAGTACCGCTAAGAAGTGATACAACATGTATTATAATACAGAAAGATTTCTCACATGTCCTGTTGCATACCATCTCTtcactagagggagtctaagacAAGGATTACAGAGCgcttttaaaagcaaattcagaAGCTTAAAATCAAATGGAGAAGGATGAACAGTGGTGGCATAATGAAATAGGATATTGAAAATTGAATTATCCCTCAAGAGCCAAATAAAAGCTGCCAAGTtgcaagaaatcttttttttttaaatgcatttcttacAATACGCTGTTTCCTTTTTGAAGAGACCCTGAAAGTGCAAATGAGCACTAAGCCAGTGATGTTCTTCCTGAATACAAGTATCTCTATACCATGCTTGATCTCTGAGTACAGTACACCACAGCTGGATATCAACAGTATGAGAATCACCTGGTATTTAAAAACCCAAGATACAGAccaggaaaaaatactgtttacaTTTATAGCTGGAAGCCACCGTCCTTTTTGAGTTGGATCTTACATGTTAGAGagtgaaataaaaaaaggcaatgcTGCCCTATTTGTGACACAAATACAGCTGGAGGAAACAGGACTATATAGATGCCAAGTCACTGTCACTCCTGATGACGCTCAAGGAACAGCTTCTTTGGAGGTAGTTGGTAAGTCATTTGATAatagcattttttcctgaaattctaaAGGTAAAAAAGTGGGTGTGTGGGTCAAAGCCAGCCTAGAGATACTAGTTCTTTCAGTTTCCTAAGCTTCAGGGGAAGAGTAATCACCAATGGAtagccaaactgaaaaaaataagagcTGGGGTGGCGGAATGAAAGGTTGTGGTCAAAACATGCCTTAAGTTTTTATTGAAGAAGTTTCCCTTTATCTGTAGTTCACTTGTCTATGTTCAGTGTTACATTGCTTACTACAATAGTTTTACACTTCTCAGTCTAAATACACTTTctatgagtgttttttttttctttttttcttttctttttttttaagcaagagaggaggaaaggCAATGCTGTAAATGTCCTCTTAGGAAACCTGAGTATTACAGAAATTATGAAGAACTTAATCATATATGCTATTTATATTCTAAATAGGTTTTTGCTCTGTTCTCACCTATGAGAATGTATTAAATTTAAAAGCTCCTTTATGTCTCTGTTGCACATATCCAAGATTCAGCTAGTAGGTGTACATGCATAAAGATGACTAACAAAGTTAGGGTATCCATGAAAATGAACAACCTTACTGATGCTTATTTCCATACAGCTCAGCCATCTGTCAGCCTGTATCCAAATGAAGCTACAGTAGAAAGTGGCAAGGAGAAGACCTTGACATGTGACATATCCACATTCACTTGACATCATGTGGATTAAGATTTCAAAGGATAATCAGATTACTACTGTGAGAGGAGAAGATATCTGTATAGAACCCTCTGTCGAAAACGATGATGGCACATTTAACAGCACCAGCAAATTAAGGGTGCAACCATCTTTGCAAGACAATGGAAACATTTATAGATGTGTTGTGAACCACAGATCATTGACTGACATCATACTTCTGGATGCTACCTTGACTGTCACAGGTATTTGTGTTCTTTAGGGGGCTATGCCACATTTGTTTTGAGTGTCTTATGCTCAGTCATGTTGTACACTCAACATCTTTAGGAAGTTCGACTATTTTAAGCACTGAGGCATACTGCCCTAGCCATCTTTCCCCAAAGAGCTGTTACTCTTTTCCATACACTTGTATTGTCAGTCATTGATGTGTTGCTAATACAAGTTTTTAAGAAACACTGTCCTCTAATTACAGTGAAGTTCTCCCAGTAATCATGGTTTGATACAGTTTAACTGTTTCTGAATATTTGAATATATCTGTATTAccttttaatttatattaatataaataattttggCTGTATTTTAACTTTCTACTGTATTTCCAGTACTCACACAAGAAAAATAACCAGCCAGTCATCTATCCTGATGGGTAGATTTAATTCAGTTAGCTTTGCTACAGTGTCCTCAGAATTGTCTTTATTAATTTACCTATTAATCACAGCTCCCAAGTTGGATATCAGCACTTTAGCTGGATCTGTCATTGCATCAATAGTGGCCTGTTTTTTGCTTGGGCTGATTGCTTTCCTGTACATTAAGCTTTATAACCCACGTAAGTAGTTTTTAAAGGATTGTACTATGCTAATGACTTCTACATGGAAAACTCAGTTTTTGCAAATGCTTTGATTCTAAGGCTGATAGGAGGGACCAGGTGACTATAGCCAGCACTGGAATACCCCTTACCACTTTTGTCATCTTTAGCCACAGCTCCCAAAGACAGTGCTCCCATGCTTTTGTTCCTGTTTACCTAAAACACATGTTTTCATTTACTACTTTggtggcagcagacagggcagagCTTGCTAAGCTATCAGTGTGCCAATGTGGCACTGAGGACCTGTGTTGGCTGGATTCAAACCAGCACAGATCTCGCTGCTGTCTCAGACTGCACATGCAATAGTAGGCTTTGATGATGACCAAGGGGATCAGCAGTCAGCGTGGTGTTGATTTGGTCTCTGCCCACGTAAATGTGTCTCACACCTCATCTTTCAGTCTAGACACATCCTAAATGCTTTATGCGTCTCTCAAGCTCTCCGAGACAAAACCAGGGGTGTACTCAGTGTGCACAGAGCATTTTGAAACAAACTGCAACATGGCAGTTATGAAATACAAGAATAGCGCTAGGATCGAATGCACTATATTCATCTATTTCCACAAAAGGACCAACTGATACGATGTAATTTTACTCAAAGTGGCTAATAAACATCACACTTCCACATGCAAGTGTATCAGCAGCAGAAACTTTAAAGTGGTAAGTTTTAACTGCTTGATGCtgtgttttctttattattaagAAGAAATAGCAATACACATGCACATCTAAATCACTTTTACAAAAAAATTCATGTGGAAGAAAATTTAAAGGCTAGCTGTAACTGACTATACAGTGACAGGTCTGGCAACAATGGTGGATtgaaagttatttaaataattaGTTTTCAATCAAGGGATCTGAATTACATGCATTAAGCAATAAAGCAGCAAAATCTGTTTACACAGTATTGCAGTATAGTGTCTAAGCCTTTGTAAAGTGAGTGAATGAACTATTTTTTCTAATTCATATAttatgaattgaaaaaaaaaagcagactttaGGTTATTTTAGACAGCAATTTGCATTGTGTAAATGCAGAAGGAGAAGAATGACCACTCCTTAGTCCTTCACCTCTGTCCAAGTGTAGATGCATGGCAGCTTGCTCCCTGCATACCTGTCCCCTTGGCACTTAGTTCCTCAACATAGCCCAGGAGCTGACTGCAGTCTGCCCTACGAGCTGGGCAACTTTTTAAGTCAGTTCCTGGCTGTTCTGTGTCACAGCTACTGGCTCACCTCATGCCCCTGTGGCTGGAAAGGGGGGGACTTCACCTGCCCGTTGCTCTTGAGGAAGGGGACAAACCTTCCTGGTAACCCAGatggcagcctgctgctgcatCTCCAGTGCAGCAGAGATGACCTTATCTGGCATAGCATCACTTGCCCACACAGAAACAAGAGGGACGTGAGCTTTGTGCTATGCTTTGAGGGCTCTCCAAAGCACCTCCTGACAGCATGGATATTATCGAGACTGAAAACTACAAGCAGTTCATGCAGTAGAGAGAACGATTagtgttcatttctttttcttgctattcTTTGTAATTTGGTGTGTATCTAGAAATGAACTTATCCATTTTTTCCTTACAGTTCCTCCAAAAATAATACCATTCAGGGGAAGCTTAGAAGTGAAGCATCTGGAAGAAACTGTTTTGACTTACCGTATTATGGGCTTTTGTCCCAAACCAATAACCATGAACTTTTATCTAAAGCATCCACAAGAGAGAAAGGTGAAAATTTTCTCCTGGTGTAGTGTACAATGTGATGCTGAAAGAGAGGAAGCAATTCCCCTACAGGATCAAAAGGATCAGAAGGCTTTTAAATTTCAGATGCAtgtggaaaaagacaaaaatggcaCTTTCACTGTTCCATGCACTCTTCGTGTATCTCCAAACACACGTGAGCATAACAAGGCAGAGCTTTCAGTTGAAGTTATTTGTGACACACTCAAATCACATCCTCTTGAACAAACAACACCACTCAATGTCATAGGTAAGCAAGCTGCTTTGCCATGCAGTAACGGTATTGCTTAATTTCTGCAAGACAGTAGCTGTCTGGATTTACTATGATAGGGCTACAGCTGtcattaaaacagaatttttcaagTCAAGTGTCCGTTTTTAAACTCTCACATTTTCTGCTCACTGTTTAAAGGATGGGTGTTCTTTGTCTTCAAAAAGTCATCTCTTCTGCCCCAGACACTCACGTGAGTAAGCAGTTACTCTTATGTGGGCATACAGAATTTTTCTTAATAATACTACATATTTCATACATAGCTGTCCTAACTAGCTGCTGGAGAATTGAGTACTGCAGTTATTTCCCCCACAGGCACACTTAGCCTCTCCAACACTGGTAGATCATAGTGAGGAGACCTCTAACTGAGGCAGCAAATACCCTTCAAACACTTACTATGGCATTAAGTGTCAAGGAAACCAGCCAAAAAAATGTTGCCTTTGAGTGCAGACCAGGCAGTAGGATTTGGGGGATGCAGTATACTGAGGGAAGCTACTTTATATCCTAGGTGGAGCACAATTAACTGTTAATACTTGCAATTGTTCTTCTAATCTGGCATGTTTGTTCATATTAACcctattttattaattttcatttattgcTCAGGAAAAAGGTGATAACTTGTAGTAGGTAGGAAATGGATGGGCTCCTGTTCCTGCTGTGTCAGTGATTAATGAAGTATGTAGTATaaatctttggggtttttttcctgaggtgAGTTTCACTGTTGCATAGGGTGCATTTAGTCTTTTTCACCCATCCTTTTCCTATTGCCTGTGTTCTAGGTCAGTTTGGGATAGCTGAGCTGTGTGAAGACAGGCATTCTACAGTATAAGAcagtatttaatgaaaataaggATATTAGATGCAGACTTATTTTACCAAAATGAAATTCTAAGAtttaagtggggggggggggaaagttggttcaggcattttaaaatattagaattCAAAATTGTTTGTTGTTAGACTGAATGCAGCCTCCTAATTAGGATAATAAAATCTAATTCTATCAATCCTCTCTTACATTCAGGGATCAGGTATAACCTACTGTGTATCGCCACCCATTCCACTGAGCTTTTGTACTGTATCAGTAATAGCTGGGTCTAGTTTAATCTGCTTAAAATCAGTTACTGGTGTCCTGGAATGGCTTTTTCAGCTTTGAAAATGCTGGTGACATATGTAATTGTAATTAATGTTTTCCCTTAGTCACCAATATTATAACTTCATCCAAATTCCTTTAGTGGCTGTAGAGCTCAGACCACTACCAGTCTTTTTCTCCAGTTGATTGCCTGGGTTGCTATATTGGGATAGAATTATAAAAGCAGTACCTTGAGCAAACCTGTGCCCaaaccattttaattttttttcctcattttagagCCACACGGCAGCAATAAAACATCCTATAAAATAGCTGTTGTTTTATAAGTGCTGTGTACTAATAGCCCAAATTGTGCTGAACCTGTGCTAATAAGCATACTCATAAATAGGCTCATAAAAAGTGCCTTGGAACTATAAGATCTCTGCCATTCTGCAGTTCCCAGAATATACCAGCATCCTGAAAGTGGTATCAAGTACCTATGAGATGAGCATGACATAAAACAGGGTTCACTGGTTTCTAGGATAGGTTTCTCTCTGGCTCATGGTGCTCAGTATCTGAGACAAAAGTGATTAGCAGCATACAGCACTGGGTCATATATTGttccaaaaaacattttttttaatctgatgatTTACTTTTCAGCTCCAATAGCATTGGATTCAGTGCAGTGTTCTACAGACAAGCCAACTGCTGAGGAGTCCTTCACTCTAACTTGCAGAGCCCATTCATTCTTTCTTGAAACAATTGAACTTCACTGGTATAAAGATGAAGAGCAACTCTCAGAAGGAACCTTCACAAGTGTTGTGACAAAGGGTTCGGATGGGCTTTTCTTCTGCAACAGTGGATTAGAAGTCATTCCCAGCATAGAAGATTTCGGGAAAAGATTTGTGTGCAAAGCTAAACTCAGAGGATCACACCACTACAAAGACTCAGCTTGGCAGCTTGAAAATATGGCTAAGTTAAAGCTTTATTAAATTTCCATTAGTAGCATGAAATCTCTGTACCTGTAACAGAGATGGCCTTCTTTCAAAAGGTCAGTTGCCATCCCTTTGTCACTTTATAACACTCAGCAGTTCATCATAGATGAATAGAGACAATCCAAGGCAAAAAGTCAAAGGCACTACTAAAGCCATAGAGAATTGCATAAAAAAGAAGTTACTGTTGCTGAAGCTTTACCCATGGATAAATTTCAGCTTAATGCTGTGGCTACATTAGGAAGACAGGTGTAATTTTCAGCACTTTAACTAACGCAGTTAAAAGTGAGAATATACAAGACAGTTTTGGCATTTGGGCACCCAGGGTCAATTTCAGTTAGCAAACGTACTAAAAATACATCTTGCCTTGCCCATACTATGATTTTACCACCTGAGCAATCCTATTAAGTTGTCTGTGTGTAGGGAGGCTGTCTCTCTCAGGTATAGGTATGAACTATCTATCCTATACCTGGTCTAGATTAGGATCAGTAcatcctgttttctttccagcaCATTAGATTTCTTCCTTCAGATTTTCTTTGAATATCCCATTTTATTACCAAAATGCCTCTTCTGATGTCAGATTTCTAAACAAAACTGCATCCGtgcagttgtttttaaaaactatttcccTCTGATACCTACAACACCACCATCAAAAACACCCTATCATACAGAAACAGGAcatgtttaatttttcaaagtgtttttccTGGAAACTTTTTTTACATAAATTAGAAGAACATACTAGTAAATAGAACACACTTCCCTGGAAGTAGTACTTCCTGTTTCTGTGAGATTCTCAGAATTTCCACCTCTTGAGTTTCTCTCTTTCAGTATTACTCTGGTTTTCATTCCTGTCTTCATCTAACCTTCCTCATATAGTCACTGTTATCATGCCACTGAGAATGAACAGACAGATGTTTGGAAACACAGTGGAAAAATCTGCTCTTTTGCTTCAGTGTTCTTTCAGCTTTGTGAAAATGttacattctttctttttgctgttttacttGCAGTATGCAAACCACAAATCTCAGAAATTGTGTGCACACCCCAAATCCCTGAGTATGGAAAGCCTATCACATTATCCTGCATGGTGACAAGTTTCTTCCCTGCATGCTGTCAGATATACTGGATGAGAGGTTTTGAAAGATTCACAGCTGCTGAAGTTAAAACACAAGGTCCCTGGCTGATGGCAACAAAACTTTATTACAAAGAAAGCCAAGTCACATTTACACCTAAACAAGACGACCATGCTGCACAGTTCACTGTTGAAGTTGCACATTGCAGCAGTACTACAAGAAAGTCCTATTCTCTCAACTTGAAAGGTGATTGTTTCATCACATGTGCTTTGGGcagcatgtttttgttttcttctttggtctGCTTCAAAATGCCTAAAGAGAAGACATTGCCTTTCAAACTACATAGAGTCTATCATGAATCATACTGTCAGAGTCTACTCTGAAGTGACAATAGTGCAGCTATTTCCTGGCCATCCAGCTTTATACCCATAGACTTGCTGGAAAAGCATAGAGCTTTATGTGGGCTGAtaaggaacaacaacaaaatactaAGAAGTTTGTTGTATTTCAGCTGTCAAGAGATCATTATTTCTCCTACTTACTGCATTCCTCAACACCCAACTATATAAATGAACAAGGCTATAAAGAAGCAAATAAATGAGTCTGACCTGCTTCTCACATCCTTCTCTGGTTATCTAGCATTAACAAcatctgtttttgtgtgtgtgtttgtatgtatagGTTTTCCAAAAGTTACAGATATTGTCCTTAGTCCAAGTGAGCCAGAGTATGGAGAACTCGTCTTTACTCTGTAAAGTGAGTGATTTCTGTCCCGAAGATACTAAATTCCAGCAGTTACTAGAAGAGGAGGTAATCAAACAAGAGCTACTGCACAACTCAAGTAACTCCTTGCCCCTAAACTCTGTGCTTCAAATAACACCGACAGCTTCCATGTTTGGCAAAAAAATTTCATTCAAAGTAATGTATGAAGCCCTGGAAAAACCCATCacaaaagatatatttttaagacTTCCAGGTATGTATAACAAGTTTATTGGTCCTTTCAGGGCATCACAGAGCAATATTAGATTGAGCTAAggggaaaataattatttcaggtGCACAGAATCAGCTGGGACAAGAAGGTATAATTTCTGAGTCACTCTGCAAACATGATACAGCTCCAGGAAACCTTGGTTGTAGCTTGCTATTGAATTAGTCCATATAGTGCCCCAATGGATATGAGCACTTGGGGTATCATTCAGCCCCTGAGAAGCCCTGCAGAAGTTCaaaaaaactgataaaaatctAGGTTGAATTTAAGCTTGGATTTTTGATTTCTTTGAATTGTTATATTTCAAAGTATAGAAGTATTCCCCACTATGAAATCTGCTAAAAGTAAAATGGCTGGTAAAAATCTAAGTGCCAAAAAATTGGGTTTCTATTATATTTAATCCAGCCATTCCACCAGTAGTCTGCTTGCCTGGAGATACCCTATTTGACATAAGCATTTTCACTTTCTCTGTCCTTGCAGCAAATAAAAAACACAATGTATAATGACATTAACGTGTAATGACTTGGGTCAATATGAcagcttcggggggggggggggggggaaggcggaattcccttcccttccttagCTTTTCTATTTCTCCTTTCTGCCACCCAGCCATACATTCCCATCACTTCTCTTGTTCTAGCTCTGGCACTGGCCTTATCACACACTAAGCCAACTGTTTTGCTCAAATAGTGAGACCACCAAATCAAACTGGCTTACCATGCAGTCAGATGGGTGCTGGAGTGAGCGTGGGCTGCAGGGGAGAGAGCTAAGAAATAGGGAAGAAGGCACAGCTTTGAATAGAAGAGAGCAAGACTTTCCCTTTTAATGCTAACAAGGTGTTTTTATGAGCCACAAGATGCAATTTCACATTTATCCTGCTGTAAAATGCTAGTGGGCAGAAAGCAATAGGGATTTTAGCTCTTGTACTAAGAAAGGTCTGTACATATATTTTGTCTGGGGTTTACTTCTCAATTAGTTTGATGTAGAACTAGATTTCTCTTTAACCTGATTTTGCAGCAAAACAAGTAACAATATTTTAGTTAGTGGAAGTGATGCATCTAGGTGAGTGGGCTGAAAATAGCACACCTAAGACAAGTGCTTAATTGCTGTCATGTTGATAGAGGTGTCAGATACAGCAGGTCTTACTCCTGCTGCCAGAAAGAACCCTTTTATGAAGGGCAACATTCCTTCATTTTAGTATGTtcagtatgtatgtgtgtatagtATGTTACTAAAAACAGGTGCTAAGGAGTCAAAGACAAGCAGGTGAATACTTTTCATTCTGTTGCagttttttctgttatttatcaGTCTTGGTTTAGTGGCCCAGAAATATTTTACCGCAGCATCTTTCTAATGCaaacctttctctctttcttagcAAAGTCCCCTGTTGTCTCAG
This window of the Dromaius novaehollandiae isolate bDroNov1 chromosome 5, bDroNov1.hap1, whole genome shotgun sequence genome carries:
- the NCR3LG1 gene encoding LOW QUALITY PROTEIN: natural cytotoxicity triggering receptor 3 ligand 1 (The sequence of the model RefSeq protein was modified relative to this genomic sequence to represent the inferred CDS: inserted 2 bases in 1 codon; substituted 1 base at 1 genomic stop codon); the encoded protein is MWAGKRQVLRRRECSCCYHPWAQRKQQQCRAMERPIPWLLLWVCGGLPPAETLKVQMSTKPVMFFLNTSISIPCLISEYSTPQLDINSMRITWYLKTQDTDQEKILFTFIAGSHRPFXVGSYMLESEIKKGNAALFVTQIQLEETGLYRCQVTVTPDDAQGTASLEVVGKSFDNSISQPSVSLYPNEATVESGKEKTLTCDXYPHSLDIMWIKISKDNQITTVRGEDICIEPSVENDDGTFNSTSKLRVQPSLQDNGNIYRCVVNHRSLTDIILLDATLTVTVPPKIIPFRGSLEVKHLEETVLTYRIMGFCPKPITMNFYLKHPQERKVKIFSWCSVQCDAEREEAIPLQDQKDQKAFKFQMHVEKDKNGTFTVPCTLRVSPNTREHNKAELSVEVICDTLKSHPLEQTTPLNVIAPIALDSVQCSTDKPTAEESFTLTCRAHSFFLETIELHWYKDEEQLSEGTFTSVVTKGSDGLFFCNSGLEVIPSIEDFGKRFVCKAKLRGSHHYKDSAWQLENMAKLKLY